The following proteins are co-located in the Nocardioides piscis genome:
- a CDS encoding PEP/pyruvate-binding domain-containing protein, protein MSKWANLRLIESFGIGVAVPPWILIPEGEPCDVAALTGLDGDLFAVRSSANCEDGALNSFAGIFESRLCVPRSEVTDAVTAVRASAHTERCKVYLDQVGLSSTQISMDVIVQRMLSARIAGVAFSRHPLRPDSGTLIEVVHGLGETLVGGQSHGDQIELDAKGNTLTYQVAHQSHRLVAGPVRPVREPVPLLEQSAMKMTAGEIAEIDALVRALRTRMGCEIDVEFAYAKNDLYLLQARPLTGSTS, encoded by the coding sequence GTGAGCAAGTGGGCCAACCTGCGACTGATCGAGAGCTTCGGGATCGGAGTCGCCGTGCCGCCGTGGATCCTGATCCCGGAGGGTGAACCGTGTGACGTCGCTGCCTTGACGGGTTTGGACGGCGACCTCTTCGCAGTCCGCAGCTCAGCCAATTGCGAGGACGGGGCGTTGAACAGCTTCGCGGGGATATTCGAGTCCCGGCTCTGTGTTCCGCGCAGTGAGGTCACGGATGCGGTCACGGCGGTCCGGGCATCGGCGCACACCGAGAGGTGCAAGGTCTATCTGGACCAAGTCGGGTTGAGCAGCACCCAGATCTCGATGGACGTGATCGTCCAGCGCATGCTCAGTGCGCGAATCGCTGGGGTCGCTTTCTCGCGTCATCCGCTCCGGCCGGACTCGGGCACCTTGATCGAGGTCGTCCACGGGCTGGGCGAGACCTTGGTCGGTGGTCAGTCCCACGGCGACCAGATCGAGCTGGATGCCAAAGGCAACACTCTGACCTATCAGGTCGCTCATCAGTCTCATCGGCTTGTCGCTGGACCAGTTCGACCCGTGCGCGAACCGGTTCCCCTCTTGGAGCAGTCGGCGATGAAGATGACGGCGGGGGAGATCGCTGAGATCGACGCCCTGGTGCGAGCGCTGCGGACCCGCATGGGGTGCGAGATCGACGTGGAGTTCGCCTACGCGAAGAACGACCTCTACTTGCTGCAGGCAAGGCCGCTGACCGGTTCGACTTCTTGA